One segment of Streptomyces sp. TG1A-8 DNA contains the following:
- a CDS encoding DUF397 domain-containing protein yields MTETAEEIRARKERERDELYALDISGVEWHCAPGTEEHEERVEIAHLPEGAVAMRSSLDPDTVLRYTAAEWRAFVLGARDGEFDLKPTERNGDLAAAGGTGDGAPAGQ; encoded by the coding sequence ATGACGGAAACGGCTGAGGAGATCAGGGCGCGCAAGGAACGCGAGCGGGACGAGCTGTACGCCCTCGACATCTCCGGCGTGGAGTGGCACTGCGCCCCCGGCACGGAGGAGCACGAGGAGCGGGTCGAGATCGCCCACCTCCCCGAGGGCGCCGTGGCCATGCGCTCGTCCCTCGACCCGGACACCGTGCTGCGGTACACGGCGGCCGAGTGGCGGGCGTTCGTCCTGGGCGCGCGGGACGGCGAGTTCGACCTGAAGCCCACGGAGCGCAACGGAGACCTGGCGGCGGCCGGGGGAACCGGGGACGGGGCACCGGCCGGACAGTGA